One Clupea harengus chromosome 11, Ch_v2.0.2, whole genome shotgun sequence DNA window includes the following coding sequences:
- the LOC116222329 gene encoding E3 ubiquitin-protein ligase TRIM35-like, with product MASKSSLPEEDLTCPVCFDIFKDPVVLLCSHSFCKDCLQKFWREKKSKECPVCRRQSSLDNPPLNLSLRNVCESFLKEKSQRASGGSEVHCSLHDERLKLFCLEDKQPICVVCQASRKHSGHQFLPIDEAALDYKEQLNAVLKPLQEKLKEFKQVKETCDRTASYIKIQAHQSEKQIKEEFEKLHQFLKDEEEARIRALKEEEEQKSLIMKEKTEELSKEMSTLSDKITAIEKQMVAEDIIFLQNFKTPVCFPSSTCSLQNPQGVSGALIDVAKHLGNLKFRVWEKMKDIVQFTPVLLDPNTAHTSLIVSEDLTSFKRTYTRQTLPDNPERFDVYECVLGSEGFNSGSHYWDVEVGDGRAWCVGVTPESNQRKGDTFTWERVWRVGYNDSRWYDESGWDDDMGHLHALEQNLHTLRVHLDLDKGQLSFSDPLQNTHLHTFKHTFTEKVLPFFYSPVSLFDSFRSPQSILPLKPSVTIEQRRIC from the exons ATGGCATCTAAAAGCTCTCTACCTGAAGAGGATTTAACCTGTCCTGTTTGCTTTGACATTTTCAAGGATCCCGTCGTTCTTTTGTGCAGTCACAGCTTCTGCAAAGACTGCCTTCAGAAgttctggagagagaagaaatctaAAGAGTGTCCAGTTTGTAGAAGACAATCTTCATTGGATAATCCGCCACTGAATTTGTCTTTGAGGAACGTATGTGAGTCTTTCCTGAAGGAGAAGAGTCAGAGGGCTTCAGGAGGGTCTGAAGTGCACTGCAGTCTGCACGATGAGAGACTCAAGCTGttctgtctggaggataaacagcccatatgtgtggtgtgtcaggCTTCCAGGAAACACTCAGGACACCAGTTCCTTCCCATAGATGAAGCTGCACTGGATTATAAA GAACAACTCAATGCTGTACTGAAGCCCTTGCAAGAGAAACTGAAAGAATTTAAACAAGTTAAAGAAACATGTGACCGAACAGCCAGTTACATTAAG ATCCAGGCCCATCAGTCAGAGaagcagatcaaggaggagtttgagaagcttcatcagtttctgaaagatgaagaggaggccagaataagagcactgaaggaggaagaggagcagaagagtttgATTATGAAAGAGAAGACTGAAGAATTGAGCAAGGAGATGTCCACTCTTTCAGATAAAATAACAGCCATTGAGAAGCAGATGGTTGCTGAAGACATAATCTTCTTACAG AACTTCAAGACTCCAGTCTGTTTTCCTAGTTCTACGTGCTCACTGCAAAATCCACAGGgagtttcaggagctctgattgatgtggcaaagcacctgggcaacctgaagttcagagtctgggagaagatgaaggacatagttcagttca ctcctgtactgttggacccaaacactgcacacacatcgCTCATCgtttctgaggatctgaccagcttTAAAAGGACATATACTAGACAGACACTCCCTGATAATCCAGAAAGATTTgatgtctatgagtgtgtcctgggctctgagggttTCAACTCAGGGTCACACTACTGGGATGTTGAAGTTGGAGACGGTAGAgcatggtgtgtgggtgtgacccCAGAGTCCAACCAGAGGAAGGGGGACACCTTCacatgggagagagtgtggcgtGTGGGGTATAATGATTCTAGATGGTATGATGAATCTGGATGGGATGATGATATGGGACATTTGCATGCATTGGAACAgaacctccacacactcagagtgcatCTGGATTTGGATAAAGgacagctgtcattctctgatcctctacaaaatacacacttacacactttcaaacacacattcactgagaaaGTCCTTCCCTTCTTCTACAGCCCTGTGTCACTCTTCGACAGCTTCAGGTCACCACAGAGTATTTTACCACTGAAGCCCTCGGTGACCATTGAACAACGCAGAATATGTTGA